One genomic region from Augochlora pura isolate Apur16 chromosome 7, APUR_v2.2.1, whole genome shotgun sequence encodes:
- the Snr1 gene encoding SWI/SNF related, matrix associated, actin dependent regulator of chromatin, subfamily b, member 1 isoform X1: MALRTYGDKPISFQVEENGEYYCIGSEVGNYLRLFRGSLYKRYPGMFRRSITNDERKKLVELGLSQHVLASSVSLLRASEVEDIIEGNDDKYKAVSVHSTEPPAPREGKSKKSMPWVPSLPNSSHLDAVPQATPINRNRVHNKKVRTFPLCFDDTDPSANLENAAQQEMLVPIRLDMEIEGQKLRDTFTWNKNESLITPEQFAEVLCDDLDLNPLTFVPAIAQAIRQQIEAFPQETILEDQCDQRVIIKLNIHVGNTSLVDQVEWDMSEKENNPEKFAMKLCAELGLGGEFVTAIAYSVRGQLSWHQRTYAFSEAPLPTVEVPFRPPSEADQWAPFLETLTDAEMEKKIRDQDRNTRRMRRLANTTPGW; this comes from the exons ATGGCTTTACGTACGTACGGTGATAAACCAATAAGTTTTCAAGTTGAAGAAAATGGAGAATATTACTGTATCGGATCAGAAGTTGGCAATTATTTGCGCCTGTTTCGTGGGTCATTGTATAAACGATACCCAGGAATGTTCAGAAGATCCATCACGAATGATGAACGAAAAAAACTGGTCGAACTTGGTCTAAGTCAGCATGTACTTGCGTCCAGTGTGTCTCTCTTAAGAGCCAGTGAAGTTGAAGACATTATTGAAGGTAATGATGATAAGTACAAAGCAGTATCAGTACATTCAACAGAACCACCAGCTCCTAGAGAAGGAAAGTCAAAGAAATCAATGCCATGGGTGCCTAGTTTACCAAACAGTTCACACTTGGATGCTGTGCCTCAAGCCACTCCAATTAATCGTAATAGAGTACACAATAAGAAAGTTAGAACATTTCCCTTATG tttcgaTGATACAGATCCATCAGCAAACCTAGAAAATGCAGCCCAACAAGAAATGTTAGTTCCTATTCGTTTAGATATGGAAATTGAAGGTCAAAAATTAAGAGACACATTTACgtggaataaaaatg aGAGCCTTATAACACCGGAACAATTTGCGGAAGTGTTATGCGATGATTTAGATTTAAATCCTCTCACTTTTGTACCAGCTATTGCACAGGCAATAAGACAGCAAATAGAAGCTTTCCCCCAGGAAACAATTCTTGAAGATCAGTGTGATCAGCGAGtaataattaagttaaatatACACGTAGGCAATACATCTTTAGTAGATCAAGTAGAATGGGATATGtccgaaaaagaaaacaatccTGAAAAATTTGCGATGAAACTTTGCGCAGAATTAGGACTTGGTGGAGAATTTGTTACTGCCATTGCATACAG TGTTCGAGGACAATTATCGTGGCACCAAAGGACGTACGCATTTTCTGAAGCTCCTTTACCTACTGTAGAAGTACCTTTCAGACCTCCTTCAGAAGCTGATCAATGGGCTCCATTTTTAGAAACATTAACAGATGCGGAAATGGAGAAAAAAATACGTGACCAAGATCGAAATACGAG ACGTATGAGACGTTTAGCAAATACAACGCCTGGATGGTAA
- the Rps27 gene encoding ribosomal protein S27 encodes MPLAKDFLHPSPAEEKKKHKLKRLVQKPNSYFMDVKCPGCYAIKTIFSHAQISVECDGCRTILCRSTGGKARLTEGCSFRRKVQC; translated from the coding sequence ATGCCTCTTGCTAAAGATTTCCTGCATCCAAGTCCGgcagaagaaaagaagaaacacaAGTTGAAGAGACTTGTGCAAAAACCAAACAGCTATTTTATGGATGTCAAATGCCCTGGATGTTATGCCATCAAAACGATATTCTCACATGCACAGATATCTGTGGAATGTGACGGTTGTCGCACGATACTGTGCAGATCTACAGGTGGCAAAGCACGATTAACTGAAGGATGTTCCTTCAGAAGAAAGGTCCAGTGCTAA
- the Sea gene encoding mitochondrial citrate transporter scheggia: protein MDFHSLIRQSLQESNRVSIFNNPYPRRPWLKDSGLAAPASNSLKGIIAGGITGGIEICITYPTEYVKTQLQLDGKSGAGKQYSGIWDCVTKTIKTHGIFGLYRGLAVLVYGSIPKSAVRFGSFETMKGLLADENGKLTTQTSFLAGLCAGASEAVLAVTPMETIKVKFINDQRSPNPKYKGFLHGVRMIIKEYGIRGIYQGVTPTILKQGSNQAIRFCVMNSLKDWYKGDNKDAPVPKLVVGGFGAIAGAASVFGNTPLDVVKTRMQGLEAAKYKSTVDCIIQIWKNEGPTAFYKGTLPRLSRVCLDVGITFMIYDSFMELFSKVWP, encoded by the exons ATGGATTTCCATTCTTTAATACGTCAATCATTGCAAGAATCAAACagagtttcaatatttaataatccttATCCCCGTAGACCTTGGCTTAAAGATTCTGGACTTGCGGCTCCTGCCAGTAACAGCTTGAAGGGAATAATAGCTG GTGGTATTACGGGAGGtatagaaatatgtattacGTATCCAACGGAATATGTAAAAACCCAATTGCAACTCGATGGAAAATCTGGGGCAGGAAAACAATATTCAGGAATATGGGATTGTGTAACAAAAACTATAAAGACTCATGGAATTTTTGGCCTATATAGAGGTCTTGCCGTCTTAGTTTATGGTTCGATACCGAAATCGGCAGTACGTTTTGGTTCTTTTGAAACAATGAAGGGATTGTTAGCGGATGAAAATGGCAAACTTACTACACAAACTAGCTTTTTAGCAGGATTATGTGCTGGTGCATCTGAAGCTGTCCTTGCAGTTACCCCAATGGAGacaattaaagtaaaatttattaacgacCAACGATCTCCTAATCCAAAATACAAGGGATTTTTGCATGGAGTGAGAAtgattattaaagaatatg GAATCAGAGGCATATACCAAGGTGTAACACCCACAATCTTAAAGCAAGGATCGAATCAAGCTATCAGATTTTGTGTTATGAATAGTTTAAAGGATTGGTATAAGGGCGACAATAAAGATGCACCTGTACCAAAATTGGTTGTTGGTGGATTTGGTGCAATTGCTGGTGCAGCATCAGTGTTTGGAAATACTCCTCTCGATGTTGTTAAGACTAGAATGCAG GGTTTGGAAGctgcaaaatataaaagcacTGTCGATTGTATAATTCaaatatggaaaaatgaaGGACCAACTGCATTTTACAAGGGAACTCTTCCAAGATTAAGTAGAGTATGTTTAGATGTTGGCATTACATTTATGATATACGATTCCTTTATGGAACTTTTCAGCAAAGTTTGGCCATGA
- the Ap-1-2beta gene encoding adaptor protein complex 1/2, beta subunit isoform X1, whose product MTDSKYFTTTKKGEIFELKSELNNEKKEKKKEAVKKVIASMTVGKDVSALFPDVVNCMQTDNLELKKLVYLYLMNYAKSQPDMAIMAVNTFVKEQATSPMIKDCEDPNPLIRALAVRTMGCIRVDKITEYLCEPLRKCLKDEDPYVRKTAAVCVAKLYDINAALVEDQGFLDQLKDLLSDSNPMVVANAVAALSEINEASPSGQPLVEMNAQTINKLLTALNECTEWGQVFILDSLANYSPKDEREAQSICERITPRLAHANAAVVLSAVKVLMKLMEMLQSESDFVGTLTKKLAPPLVTLLSSEPEVQYVALRNINLIVQKRPDILKHEMKVFFVKYNDPIYVKLEKLDIMIRLASQANIAQVLSELKEYATEVDVDFVRKAVRAIGRCAIKVEPSAERCVATLLDLIQTKVNYVVQEAIVVIKDIFRKYPNKYESIISTLCENLDTLDEPEARASMIWIIGEYADRIDNADELLDSFLEGFHDENTQVQLQLLTAIVKLFLKKPTGTQELVQQVLSLATQDSDNPDLRDRGFIYWRLLSTDPAAAKEVVLAEKPLISEETDLLEPTLLDELICHISSLASVYHKPPTAFVEGRSAGARKSLPARSNSNEESAQHATQLHAQVIPAQDSLIGDLLSMDIGGPSVASSTPTPQTGLDLLGGVLDGILGATETTNNAPVVSQSTTGLLGDIFGFNQGPTSYTLPKVYWLPAEKGKGLDIWGTFSRKNGQISMDMTFTNKAMQPMGGFAIQLNKNSFGLTPAAPLQVPSPLNPGASVETNIILSTAGAVQRMEPLNNLQVAIKNNIDIFYFACIVPMNAYFTEDGQLDKRVFLSTWKDIPAQNEVQYTLKGVMLTADQVVQKMQQNNVFTIAKRNVEGQDMLYQSLKLTNNVWVLNELKIQPGNPDVTLSLKSRSVEVAAGIFQAYNAILHA is encoded by the exons atgaCAGATTCAAAGTATTTTACCACTACAAAAAAGGGTGAAATATTTGAACTTAAgtcagaattaaataatgagaagaaggagaaaaagaaggaagccGTGAAAAAG GTGATCGCTTCCATGACCGTGGGTAAAGATGTATCAGCGCTCTTCCCGGATGTAGTCAACTGTATGCAGACGGACAATTTGGAGCTCAAAAAGTTGGTGTATTTGTACCTGATGAATTATGCCAAAAGTCAACCAGACATGGCCATCATGGCAGTCAACACATTTGTTAAG GAGCAAGCGACATCTCCGATGATAAAG GATTGCGAGGACCCAAATCCACTGATTCGCGCGTTAGCAGTTCGCACAATGGGATGTATACGCGTGGACAAGATTACAGAGTACCTCTGTGAACCACTGCGAAAATGCCTGAAGGATGAGGATCCATATGTCCGTAAAACCGCAGCTGTATGTGTGGCCAAGCTTTATGATATTAATGCAGCTTTAGTCGAGGATCAAGGGTTTTTGGATCAGTTAAAAGATCTCCTCTCAGACAGCAATCCCATG gTTGTTGCAAACGCAGTAGCTGCTCTTTCTGAAATCAATGAAGCGAGTCCAAGTGGCCAGCCTTTAGTTGAAATGAATGCACAGaccattaacaaattattgacaGCTCTTAATGAATGTACAGAATGGGGACAGGTTTTCATTTTGGATTCACTAGCAAATTATTCACCAAAAGATGAGCGAGAAGCGCAAAGTATCTGCGAACGAATTACTCCACGATTAGCTCATGCTAATGCTGCGGTTGTCCTATCCGCTGTTAAG gtattaatgaaattgatggAAATGCTGCAATCAGAATCTGACTTTGTTGGCACCTTAACTAAGAAATTAGCGCCACCGCTTGTAACTTTACTTAGCTCTGAACCGGAAGTTCAATACGTAgcattaagaaatataaatcttattGTACAAAAACGCCCAGACATTTTGAAGCACGAAATGAAGGTATTTTTCGTCAAATACAACGACCCAATTTACGTGAAACTTGAGAAGTTGGATATCATGATTCGCTTAGCATCTCAAGCTAATATAGCGCAGGTTTTATCTGAATTGAAGGAGTATGCTACCGAAGTTGACGTAGACTTTGTACGTAAAGCAGTGAGAGCTATCGGTCGTTGCGCGATTAAAGTTGAACCTTCTGCTGAACGATGCGTTGCAACGCTACTCGATTTAATCCAGACGAAAGTAAATTACGTCGTTCAAGAAGcaattgttgttataaaagACATCTTTCGAAAATACccaaataaatatgaaagtatTATATCAACTCTTTGTGAAAATTTGGACACGTTAGATGAACCAGAGGCACGTGCTTCTATGATATGGATCATTGGGGAATACGCAGATCGAATTGACAATGCAGATGAACTTCTTGATAGCTTCTTAGAAGGATTTCACGACGAAAATACACAAGTACAGTTGCAGTTACTTACAGCAATTGTTAAACTGTTTCTTAAGAAACCTACGGGTACCCAAGAATTGGTTCAACAAGTTCTTAGTTTAGCAACACAAGATTCTGATAATCCAGATTTAAGAGACCGAGGATTTATCTATTGGCGGTTACTTAGTACTGATCCAGCAGCTGCCAAGGAAGTTGTGCTTGCTGAGAAACCATTAATTTCGGAAGAAACAGATCTATTAGAACCAACATTGTTAGATGAGTTAATATGCCATATCTCAAGCTTGGCATCAGTATATCATAAACCACCTACTGCTTTCGTTGAGGGCAGATCAGCTGGAGCTAGAAAATCATTACCAGCTAGAAGTAATTCGAACGAAGAATCAGCACAACATGCAACACAGCTTCATGCTCAAGTTATTCCTGCTCAGGATTCTTTAATAGGTGATCTGCTTAGTATGGATATTG GTGGACCATCCGTAGCTAGCTCAACGCCAACTCCTCAAACAGGTTTGGACTTATTAGGAGGCGTTTTAGATGGTATATTGGGTGCTACTGAAACAACAAATAATGCCCCCGTTGTGTCTCAGAGTACTACCGGGCTTCTTGGTGACATATTTGGTTTTAATCAAGGACCTACTTCCTACACCTTACCTAAAGTTTATTGGTTACCTGCAGAAAAAGGCAAAGGACTTGACATATGGGGAACATTCTCAAGAAA GAATGGACAGATTAGTATGGACATGACATTTACAAATAAAGCAATGCAACCAATGGGAGGTTTTGCAATTCAATTGAATAAGAATAGTTTTGGTTTAACACCTGCCGCACCGCTTCAAGTGCCAAGTCCTTTAAATCCTGGGGCTAGCGTAGAAACGAACATAATCTTATCTACAGCTGGTGCAGTGCAACGTATGGAACCATTGAATAATCTTcaagttgcaataaaaaataatatcgatatattttattttgcttgtatTGTACCTATGAATGCATATTTCACGGAAGATGGACAATTAGATAAAAGAGTATTCCTTAGTACTTGGAAAGATATACCAGCCCAAAATGag GTTCAGTATACATTAAAGGGGGTAATGTTGACAGCAGATCAAGTTGTCCAAAAAATGCAACAGAATAATGTATTTACAATAGCCAAGAGAAATGTAGAAGGTCAAGATATGTTGTATCAATCACTTAAATTGACAAACAATGTTTGGgtattaaatgaattgaaaattcagCCAGGAAATCCTGATGTTACT TTATCTCTGAAGTCACGTTCTGTGGAAGTTGCAGCAGGCATATTCCAAGCATATAATGCAATTTTGCATGCATAA
- the Snr1 gene encoding SWI/SNF related, matrix associated, actin dependent regulator of chromatin, subfamily b, member 1 isoform X2, with product MALRTYGDKPISFQVEENGEYYCIGSEVGNYLRLFRGSLYKRYPGMFRRSITNDERKKLVELGLSQHVLASSVSLLRASEVEDIIEAPREGKSKKSMPWVPSLPNSSHLDAVPQATPINRNRVHNKKVRTFPLCFDDTDPSANLENAAQQEMLVPIRLDMEIEGQKLRDTFTWNKNESLITPEQFAEVLCDDLDLNPLTFVPAIAQAIRQQIEAFPQETILEDQCDQRVIIKLNIHVGNTSLVDQVEWDMSEKENNPEKFAMKLCAELGLGGEFVTAIAYSVRGQLSWHQRTYAFSEAPLPTVEVPFRPPSEADQWAPFLETLTDAEMEKKIRDQDRNTRRMRRLANTTPGW from the exons ATGGCTTTACGTACGTACGGTGATAAACCAATAAGTTTTCAAGTTGAAGAAAATGGAGAATATTACTGTATCGGATCAGAAGTTGGCAATTATTTGCGCCTGTTTCGTGGGTCATTGTATAAACGATACCCAGGAATGTTCAGAAGATCCATCACGAATGATGAACGAAAAAAACTGGTCGAACTTGGTCTAAGTCAGCATGTACTTGCGTCCAGTGTGTCTCTCTTAAGAGCCAGTGAAGTTGAAGACATTATTGAAG CTCCTAGAGAAGGAAAGTCAAAGAAATCAATGCCATGGGTGCCTAGTTTACCAAACAGTTCACACTTGGATGCTGTGCCTCAAGCCACTCCAATTAATCGTAATAGAGTACACAATAAGAAAGTTAGAACATTTCCCTTATG tttcgaTGATACAGATCCATCAGCAAACCTAGAAAATGCAGCCCAACAAGAAATGTTAGTTCCTATTCGTTTAGATATGGAAATTGAAGGTCAAAAATTAAGAGACACATTTACgtggaataaaaatg aGAGCCTTATAACACCGGAACAATTTGCGGAAGTGTTATGCGATGATTTAGATTTAAATCCTCTCACTTTTGTACCAGCTATTGCACAGGCAATAAGACAGCAAATAGAAGCTTTCCCCCAGGAAACAATTCTTGAAGATCAGTGTGATCAGCGAGtaataattaagttaaatatACACGTAGGCAATACATCTTTAGTAGATCAAGTAGAATGGGATATGtccgaaaaagaaaacaatccTGAAAAATTTGCGATGAAACTTTGCGCAGAATTAGGACTTGGTGGAGAATTTGTTACTGCCATTGCATACAG TGTTCGAGGACAATTATCGTGGCACCAAAGGACGTACGCATTTTCTGAAGCTCCTTTACCTACTGTAGAAGTACCTTTCAGACCTCCTTCAGAAGCTGATCAATGGGCTCCATTTTTAGAAACATTAACAGATGCGGAAATGGAGAAAAAAATACGTGACCAAGATCGAAATACGAG ACGTATGAGACGTTTAGCAAATACAACGCCTGGATGGTAA
- the Ap-1-2beta gene encoding adaptor protein complex 1/2, beta subunit isoform X2: MTDSKYFTTTKKGEIFELKSELNNEKKEKKKEAVKKVIASMTVGKDVSALFPDVVNCMQTDNLELKKLVYLYLMNYAKSQPDMAIMAVNTFVKDCEDPNPLIRALAVRTMGCIRVDKITEYLCEPLRKCLKDEDPYVRKTAAVCVAKLYDINAALVEDQGFLDQLKDLLSDSNPMVVANAVAALSEINEASPSGQPLVEMNAQTINKLLTALNECTEWGQVFILDSLANYSPKDEREAQSICERITPRLAHANAAVVLSAVKVLMKLMEMLQSESDFVGTLTKKLAPPLVTLLSSEPEVQYVALRNINLIVQKRPDILKHEMKVFFVKYNDPIYVKLEKLDIMIRLASQANIAQVLSELKEYATEVDVDFVRKAVRAIGRCAIKVEPSAERCVATLLDLIQTKVNYVVQEAIVVIKDIFRKYPNKYESIISTLCENLDTLDEPEARASMIWIIGEYADRIDNADELLDSFLEGFHDENTQVQLQLLTAIVKLFLKKPTGTQELVQQVLSLATQDSDNPDLRDRGFIYWRLLSTDPAAAKEVVLAEKPLISEETDLLEPTLLDELICHISSLASVYHKPPTAFVEGRSAGARKSLPARSNSNEESAQHATQLHAQVIPAQDSLIGDLLSMDIGGPSVASSTPTPQTGLDLLGGVLDGILGATETTNNAPVVSQSTTGLLGDIFGFNQGPTSYTLPKVYWLPAEKGKGLDIWGTFSRKNGQISMDMTFTNKAMQPMGGFAIQLNKNSFGLTPAAPLQVPSPLNPGASVETNIILSTAGAVQRMEPLNNLQVAIKNNIDIFYFACIVPMNAYFTEDGQLDKRVFLSTWKDIPAQNEVQYTLKGVMLTADQVVQKMQQNNVFTIAKRNVEGQDMLYQSLKLTNNVWVLNELKIQPGNPDVTLSLKSRSVEVAAGIFQAYNAILHA; the protein is encoded by the exons atgaCAGATTCAAAGTATTTTACCACTACAAAAAAGGGTGAAATATTTGAACTTAAgtcagaattaaataatgagaagaaggagaaaaagaaggaagccGTGAAAAAG GTGATCGCTTCCATGACCGTGGGTAAAGATGTATCAGCGCTCTTCCCGGATGTAGTCAACTGTATGCAGACGGACAATTTGGAGCTCAAAAAGTTGGTGTATTTGTACCTGATGAATTATGCCAAAAGTCAACCAGACATGGCCATCATGGCAGTCAACACATTTGTTAAG GATTGCGAGGACCCAAATCCACTGATTCGCGCGTTAGCAGTTCGCACAATGGGATGTATACGCGTGGACAAGATTACAGAGTACCTCTGTGAACCACTGCGAAAATGCCTGAAGGATGAGGATCCATATGTCCGTAAAACCGCAGCTGTATGTGTGGCCAAGCTTTATGATATTAATGCAGCTTTAGTCGAGGATCAAGGGTTTTTGGATCAGTTAAAAGATCTCCTCTCAGACAGCAATCCCATG gTTGTTGCAAACGCAGTAGCTGCTCTTTCTGAAATCAATGAAGCGAGTCCAAGTGGCCAGCCTTTAGTTGAAATGAATGCACAGaccattaacaaattattgacaGCTCTTAATGAATGTACAGAATGGGGACAGGTTTTCATTTTGGATTCACTAGCAAATTATTCACCAAAAGATGAGCGAGAAGCGCAAAGTATCTGCGAACGAATTACTCCACGATTAGCTCATGCTAATGCTGCGGTTGTCCTATCCGCTGTTAAG gtattaatgaaattgatggAAATGCTGCAATCAGAATCTGACTTTGTTGGCACCTTAACTAAGAAATTAGCGCCACCGCTTGTAACTTTACTTAGCTCTGAACCGGAAGTTCAATACGTAgcattaagaaatataaatcttattGTACAAAAACGCCCAGACATTTTGAAGCACGAAATGAAGGTATTTTTCGTCAAATACAACGACCCAATTTACGTGAAACTTGAGAAGTTGGATATCATGATTCGCTTAGCATCTCAAGCTAATATAGCGCAGGTTTTATCTGAATTGAAGGAGTATGCTACCGAAGTTGACGTAGACTTTGTACGTAAAGCAGTGAGAGCTATCGGTCGTTGCGCGATTAAAGTTGAACCTTCTGCTGAACGATGCGTTGCAACGCTACTCGATTTAATCCAGACGAAAGTAAATTACGTCGTTCAAGAAGcaattgttgttataaaagACATCTTTCGAAAATACccaaataaatatgaaagtatTATATCAACTCTTTGTGAAAATTTGGACACGTTAGATGAACCAGAGGCACGTGCTTCTATGATATGGATCATTGGGGAATACGCAGATCGAATTGACAATGCAGATGAACTTCTTGATAGCTTCTTAGAAGGATTTCACGACGAAAATACACAAGTACAGTTGCAGTTACTTACAGCAATTGTTAAACTGTTTCTTAAGAAACCTACGGGTACCCAAGAATTGGTTCAACAAGTTCTTAGTTTAGCAACACAAGATTCTGATAATCCAGATTTAAGAGACCGAGGATTTATCTATTGGCGGTTACTTAGTACTGATCCAGCAGCTGCCAAGGAAGTTGTGCTTGCTGAGAAACCATTAATTTCGGAAGAAACAGATCTATTAGAACCAACATTGTTAGATGAGTTAATATGCCATATCTCAAGCTTGGCATCAGTATATCATAAACCACCTACTGCTTTCGTTGAGGGCAGATCAGCTGGAGCTAGAAAATCATTACCAGCTAGAAGTAATTCGAACGAAGAATCAGCACAACATGCAACACAGCTTCATGCTCAAGTTATTCCTGCTCAGGATTCTTTAATAGGTGATCTGCTTAGTATGGATATTG GTGGACCATCCGTAGCTAGCTCAACGCCAACTCCTCAAACAGGTTTGGACTTATTAGGAGGCGTTTTAGATGGTATATTGGGTGCTACTGAAACAACAAATAATGCCCCCGTTGTGTCTCAGAGTACTACCGGGCTTCTTGGTGACATATTTGGTTTTAATCAAGGACCTACTTCCTACACCTTACCTAAAGTTTATTGGTTACCTGCAGAAAAAGGCAAAGGACTTGACATATGGGGAACATTCTCAAGAAA GAATGGACAGATTAGTATGGACATGACATTTACAAATAAAGCAATGCAACCAATGGGAGGTTTTGCAATTCAATTGAATAAGAATAGTTTTGGTTTAACACCTGCCGCACCGCTTCAAGTGCCAAGTCCTTTAAATCCTGGGGCTAGCGTAGAAACGAACATAATCTTATCTACAGCTGGTGCAGTGCAACGTATGGAACCATTGAATAATCTTcaagttgcaataaaaaataatatcgatatattttattttgcttgtatTGTACCTATGAATGCATATTTCACGGAAGATGGACAATTAGATAAAAGAGTATTCCTTAGTACTTGGAAAGATATACCAGCCCAAAATGag GTTCAGTATACATTAAAGGGGGTAATGTTGACAGCAGATCAAGTTGTCCAAAAAATGCAACAGAATAATGTATTTACAATAGCCAAGAGAAATGTAGAAGGTCAAGATATGTTGTATCAATCACTTAAATTGACAAACAATGTTTGGgtattaaatgaattgaaaattcagCCAGGAAATCCTGATGTTACT TTATCTCTGAAGTCACGTTCTGTGGAAGTTGCAGCAGGCATATTCCAAGCATATAATGCAATTTTGCATGCATAA